One stretch of Gambusia affinis linkage group LG05, SWU_Gaff_1.0, whole genome shotgun sequence DNA includes these proteins:
- the glrx3 gene encoding glutaredoxin 3 → MANLVEATSQKDFEEFLAKARKCLTVVHFHAAWAPQCGQMNDVMAELAKEHTGTTFVKLEAEAVPEVSEKYEISSVPTFLFFKAGEKVDRLDGAHAAELTKKVQRLAVSGSPAGAAEVPDLNERLKKLINAGPCMLFMKGSPQEPRCGFSRQIVGLLKEHNIQFSSFDILSDEEVRQGLKTFSNWPTYPQLYVNGELVGGLDIVKELAESGELENTCPKAVSLEQRLKSVINQSPVMLFMKGNKEAARCGFSRQILEILNGTGVDYDTFDILQDEEVRQGLKTFSNWPTYPQLYVKGELIGGLDIVKELKESGELVSVLKGES, encoded by the coding sequence ATGGCGAACTTGGTGGAAGCGACGAGCCAGAAGGATTTTGAGGAGTTTCTCGCCAAGGCTAGAAAATGCCTCACCGTGGTACACTTCCACGCTGCGTGGGCCCCCCAGTGCGGCCAAATGAACGACGTAATGGCGGAGCTGGCCAAAGAACACACCGGCACCACGTTCGTGAAACTGGAAGCAGAGGCAGTCCCGGAGGTGTCGGAGAAGTATGAGATTTCCTCGGTGCCAACTTTCCTATTTTTCAAGGCCGGGGAGAAGGTGGACCGGCTGGACGGGGCTCACGCTGCGGAGCTCACCAAGAAGGTCCAGCGGCTGGCGGTGAGCGGGAGCCCGGCTGGAGCTGCGGAGGTGCCGGACCTGAACGAGCGTCTGAAGAAGCTAATCAATGCGGGGCCGTGCATGCTGTTCATGAAGGGCTCCCCGCAGGAGCCCCGCTGCGGTTTCAGCCGGCAGATCGTGGGGCTCCTGAAGGAGCATAACATCCAGTTCAGCAGCTTCGACATCCTCTCCGATGAGGAGGTCCGACAGGGACTGAAGACCTTCTCCAACTGGCCTACCTACCCTCAGCTGTATGTCAACGGGGAGCTGGTGGGCGGACTGGACATCGTGAAGGAGCTGGCCGAGTCCGGGGAGCTGGAGAACACCTGCCCGAAGGCCGTCAGCCTGGAGCAGCGCCTGAAGTCCGTCATCAACCAGAGTCCGGTCATGCTGTTCATGAAGGGCAACAAGGAGGCGGCCAGATGCGGCTTCAGCCGGCAGATCCTGGAGATCTTAAACGGAACCGGGGTGGATTATGACACCTTTGATATTCTGCAGGATGAGGAGGTTCGGCAGGGGCTGAAGACCTTCTCCAACTGGCCCACGTACCCGCAGCTGTACGTGAAGGGCGAGCTGATTGGAGGCCTGGACATAGTCAAGGAGCTGAAGGAAAGTGGGGAGCTGGTGTCGGTTCTGAAGGGGGAGTCATAG